The Apium graveolens cultivar Ventura chromosome 6, ASM990537v1, whole genome shotgun sequence genome contains a region encoding:
- the LOC141668106 gene encoding jasmonoyl--L-amino acid synthetase JAR4-like → MLEKVEKAFDPEEFIEEFEGLTRDAGRVQNETLKKILEENQGTEYLQKWGLNGKYDPKSFAELVPIVTHKDLEPYIRRIVDGDGSPILTGKPIKSITLSSGTTQGKPKFVPFNDDLVESTMQIYKTSFSFRNREYPIRSGKALQFIYSSKQFMTSGGLPAGTATTNVYRSSQYKKTMKAMQTPYCSPDEVIFGPDFHQSLYCHLLCGLISRDDIQVVSSTFAHSIVHAFRTFEQVWEELCNDIRVGVLSSRITVPSIRTAMSKLLKPNPDLAAIIHEKCSRLSNWYGLIPALFPNAKYIYGIMTGSMEHYLIKLRHYAEDLPLLSADYGSSEGWIGANVTPNLPPELATFAVLPNIGYFEFIPLSQNLNNLSDEGSDSTFIMLEPKPVGLSEVKIGEEYEILVTNFAGLYRYRLGDVVKVMGFHNSTPNLQFVCRRNLLLTINIDKNTERDLQLSVESAAKLLAAEKIEVVDFTSRVDLTTDPGHYVIYWEISGEANDDILRECCNCLDKSFVDAGYMSARKVNAIGALELRVLRRGTFHEILENSVGMGCAVNQFKTPRCVGAGNCRVLQILSNNVVKNYFSTAY, encoded by the exons ATGTTGGAAAAGGTGGAGAAAGCTTTTGACCCGGAAGAATTCATTGAAGAATTTGAGGGTCTGACAAGGGATGCTGGGAGAGTCCAGAATGAGACGCTGAAGAAAATTTTAGAAGAGAATCAAGGAACAGAGTATCTGCAGAAATGGGGTCTTAATGGAAAATATGATCCCAAGAGTTTTGCTGAACTTGTGCCTATTGTCACACATAAGGATTTGGAACCATACATTCGAAGGATCGTGGATGGTGATGGTTCTCCAATTCTCACCGGAAAACCAATAAAGAGCATTACCTTAAG TTCCGGCACTACACAGGGTAAGCCCAAGTTTGTGCCTTTCAATGATGATTTAGTGGAATCCACTATGCAGATATATAAGACAtctttctcttttagaaacaG AGAATACCCAATTCGAAGTGGAAAGGCGTTACAGTTTATCTATAGCAGCAAGCAGTTTATGACAAGTGGGGGACTGCCAGCTGGAACTGCTACAACAAATGTTTATCGTAGCTCACAATACAAGAAGACAATGAAGGCAATGCAGACACCATATTGTAGCCCTGATGAAGTGATATTTGGTCCAGACTTTCATCAATCTTTGTACTGTCATCTGTTATGTGGCCTTATTTCTCGTGATGACATTCAAGTTGTGTCCTCTACATTTGCCCACAGCATTGTTCATGCCTTCAGGACCTTTGAACAAGTTTGGGAAGAACTCTGTAATGACATCCGAGTCGGAGTCTTGTCCAGTCGAATTACTGTTCCATCTATTAGAACAGCTATGTCAAAACTACTTAAGCCAAATCCTGACCTGGCTGCAATAATTCATGAAAAGTGTTCCAGGTTAAGCAATTGGTATGGACTAATTCCGGCGCTATTTCCCAATGCTAAGTACATATATGGCATCATGACTGGATCAATGGAGCATTATTTGATTAAGTTGAGGCATTATGCAGAAGATCTACCATTGCTAAGTGCTGATTATGGGTCTTCAGAAGGATGGATTGGGGCAAATGTTACCCCAAATTTGCCACCAGAGTTGGCAACTTTTGCTGTGCTTCCAAATATTGGATATTTTGAATTCATACCTCTGAGTCAGAATCTCAATAATCTTTCTGATGAAGGATCTGATTCTACCTTCATCATGTTAGAGCCGAAGCCGGTGGGTTTGAGTGAAGTCAAAATTGGCGAAGAATATGAGATCCTTGTAACCAATTTTGCAG GGTTGTACAGGTATAGATTAGGAGATGTGGTCAAGGTGATGGGATTTCACAACTCAACCCCGAATCTCCAATTTGTTTGTAGGCGAAATCTTCTGCTCACAATCAATATCGACAAGAACACTGAAAGAGATTTACAGCTCTCTGTAGAATCAGCAGCCAAACTGCTAGCTGCAGAAAAAATAGAAGTTGTGGATTTCACAAGCCGGGTTGATTTAACGACAGATCCTGGTCATTATGTCATCTACTGGGAAATAAGTGGGGAAGCCAATGATGATATCTTAAGGGAGTGCTGCAACTGTTTGGATAAATCATTTGTTGATGCAGGTTATATGAGCGCACGCAAAGTCAATGCAATTGGAGCACTCGAGCTTCGAGTGTTGAGAAGGGGCACATTCCATGAGATTCTTGAAAATTCAGTGGGAATGGGATGTGCTGTTAACCAGTTCAAAACTCCAAGGTGCGTCGGTGCGGGTAATTGCAGGGTGTTACAGATATTGAGCAACAATGTAGTCAAGAACTATTTTAGCACTGCATATTGA